The region GAGTTGTGATACTTTGAGGAAGTCAACAAGTACTATACAATTCAATATTTCAGTTGTTGGTTATTTGTGTGTATATTGTAGATTTTCATCTAGTAAATGGTACAAATTCCTAAATATTCGAATTTTATTAGAATTATATGTGTTCATACGTCTTGACCTTGATGGCCTATTTTTTGCGGTTTTCATATGACACAAGATAAAATATGAGTTGGTAAATTTTCATTGGCTTCTACTTATTAATTACAATGAACCCCTGTATATACAAAAAAAAACTCCACAATAATGTGGGCATACATTACACATACCCTATTTATGCCCTTGTTCGAATTATATGTTCAATTTTTTAGTAATGATTCAGTAATTGTTGAATTTATGAGAATTTGATTATATGATATGGATTGGGGTGTAATACAGAGATGAGAAATACTGAAAAGGTGTACATATTTACTTAAGACTACTCTATCATACACACATGAAAAAAGGTACACATCTACCTATGCCTATCCCATTGTAAACACAAGAAATAGAAAAGGATGATAATACCAATAAAACCAAATATAAGAATTTTACTTGACAATCCAATACCATCACATCAGAGAAACATAAAGCGTGTGAGAGAGTCTCTATTAAACAAAGTTAAACCAACATAAAAACCCTAACcaaaatcaatttttttaatgTTTAGGAACGAGGAACAAATTGAAAATCACAATCGTGATTTAAACTATATGACATGGATTGGGTTAATAAATGATGatttatgtaattttaattaGGTCATATAACAAGACATTGGTGCATTGATTTTATGATAATAGTTAAAATATAGAACAAAAGATCTATAGTTTGAGATGCTATATTATGGTAATTTTTTAGCTAACTAACTCTGGATAAGTTAACGACAGATGCACACAACAAATATACAATCGTAGCTTCTGTATGAAGATCATTACTAACATCACAATTGTAAGAATTAGGACGTGGAGAGGAATTTAGGAGAACAAGAAATTAACAACTAGTAAGTGTATCAGATATTTTAATAAGTAAGACAAATTGATAACAGTTGAAGTCATGATGGAAGATGAGATTGTTGCAAATACCAAACCGAATTCACTTCAATTTTTCTTGGATTTCTCTGGGGTTGTGTTCAATATGTTTGGTCGGTTTCCTTTTCAGTCTGGGTTTCATTGGGACCTGACTACTAGTTTGTCTTATGTAATCTGTTCCTTATTATTGAATTAAAAATTTTAGACACAAGAATTGCGTTGGCTGGTTTTTCGTGTAAAGAGGATGATAATTTTGGGTATAAGTTGTCTTCGTAAAAGATATCATTAAAAAGTGGCAATAATTATAGTAAGTAGCTCGTCATACAATTGATGAATTGAAATATATCTTACCGTTTCCGTTGAGTAAAtttcaaatttataattttggTACAATATAGTAAGATAAGTCATTTGACAACTATACTGCacaattattatttttaaatgaacAAGGTTCCTTTGTTCGCCACCAATTACTGTGAAAAGAATTGGATTTACTGCTTGCCTGCACCAAAAATTACTAAATGAACATACTAGTGAAGCATTGGACGATAGATTGGTCCAAGTGCCGGAAGGATACTGATGGGGAGATTTTAATCCAATCCAAGAAATAGGTTTCTAGGTGTCTTGGATTGAGAAGGATCTATGGATGCCTTTGGTATTTGCAATTGGCAGAGGAAGCCTTTGAACATTTTTAACCAAAATAATGTAATGGAATGTACAAAGAGATCCATAGCCATCAGACGTATAATATGCGGGCAATTATTGTGCACAACTAATATTTCGAATAATGtagattttatggaaaatttaAGGCTCTAAGTGAATAAAATCATTGGCCAATGTACAATTTCAAATTGTATGATCAAATCTATGTTAGCTAAGTTTTTAGTATTTTTATGTATCATTGTATAcgatcaaatatatttatttaaaggTAAGTACGATATGAGTAAAATGAGCTAAGGTGTCTTCTCGAAACTATCACGCATACTATTTTATATATTATGCATTAAGCAACATACACTATTTTATGCATCATGCACTAATACTGGATATGGAAACTGCCTTCCGCGCTATTTGTAAATTTTTGACTTTTAGGATATGGGTTGGGCTATAAGTCATTTAGTTTTTGATCTTAGGGgtcatttgttaaatctgaatGACATTTTCTGAATGACAGAAATTTCTGGATGATCTGGACGAAGAGATAATAAGAAAATCTGATCTTAATCTGAACGGATGATGCTGTTTGTTAAAAAAATTTCTAAATTATCTGGATGATGATAATTTTCTATATTAACTTGCTATTTGTATAATTTTGTTTAACAATTATTTTAGCAAGATATTTTTGATAATAATAATAGAAGAGAATGTTTATGTCATTAATAAATTTTATTACAAAACACAATCAATAgagaattataaaattattaagaATACTTTCACAAATTCAAAGCAATATGATCTCGAAGATCATTCATGTATTGAGTGGTTTGAGATTCCCATTGTGTTTCATTTATTGGTCCCTCCAAATCTTCGTCATTTTTTTCTCCATCACTGGTTTGATCGCAATAATCAAACAATTCATCTGCTAATTTCTTTTTTCTTATGAAATTATGAACATCAATACAAGAAATCATAATATCTCATTGCGTAGAAAATGAATAAGGAGCCATCTGTTTCAAGATTGGAAATCTTTCTTTTAGCACACCATAAGCACGCTCGATAACATTTCTTAATTTTGCGTGGGCATGATTAAATTTTTCCTCCTTAGTTAAGGCACGTTGACGATCAAAATCTGCTAACCAATATCTTGTGTTACGGTACGGGGTTAAATAACCATGGGTGTTCGTATATGCTGCATCACAAAGATAATATATATCTACAATACAAAATTAGAGAAATTATTCTTTACTTTACCCTATTAAAGTATTCTCGTTTAAAAATAGTAAGAGATACATACTTGGTGGAGGAACCGGAAATCCGGAATCAGGATCGAGGGCGACCTCTGTCAATATTCTTGAATCATGTGCTACTCCCTCCCATCCAGCCCAGACAAATGTAAATATCAATTTAAAATTACATATACCTAAAACATTTTGGTAACACTCGCCTCTTCCTCATCTTCTATATCGAGCTTGTTGGCCAACTGGAATAACAACATGAACAAGTGTACCATCAAGTGCACCAATTGCTCCCTGTAGCCCAATAATAAAAAATGTGAAAACATATTAAAGAATGGTAGTATTACATAGACATGTTAATTAATAAGAAATTATACTGCAAAAAAAATTCATTACTTACAGGAAATATTTTTAGCAGCTCTTTGTGTCTCCTTGAAATATTTGAGTTTTGAATGGATGTTGTAGGAACTATCATTTCTTTTTCAAACTCCATCATCCCATCCAAGACCTCATGAAAATATTTGTATATTGTTTGTGTAGAATGCTGGAACCTACGTTTCACCTTTATAAAATGATCGTTATGGCTTATAACATGTAAAAATATAGCCATTTTTTCTTCAACTGTTGAATATCGACTATCTTCCAGCCAACCACGTTGTTTAAAGTGTTTACAAAGTTGAATATATACAACACGAGAAAGACGCATCATTTCTTGACATTGAGTGTTAGAACCTTCCAACAACTCTAATGTATAAGCAAATCCGGGCAATGCTGAATTATTATCTCTTATTCTTGGCACATTTTTTGGACGAAGTTTTCTCAGATAACAATACATAATCATCAAGCATAGTAACTGATCCTGAATTTCCATTATCACCCTGTAAAGTACTTTCAAATTATAAACAGATAgaaataaactaataaaaaatcATAACAACTAAAAAAGCGTTAGTAAAACCTTTAAATATGCATTATAATTGAAAAGTACAAAATTTGAAACCAAACCAATTTCTAAGTTCAACAAAGCTGAAGAAAGATCAAGTCCTAAGCCAAATCAAATACGAAACATTAAAAAAGTAGGAAATGAATAGAACTAGATGAAAAACTAAATATCAAATCCTAATTTAGTTGAAACCATTTTAACCCAATGCTCATTCTCCTCTGCATCAAGAAGCATCCATTGTTCTCTATACTTTGCACTCTCACAAAAAATCCCAAGAGCCTTTCGATGCAAGGGATTTGTTGCTCCCCAGCCAAGACTATTCAATTTCTCTTTACATTCTTTAAGTGATGGTCCACTATTGGTCTGAACCATCAATTTTAGTGCATTGGTCATCTCATCTTCAAACTTTGTAGTTTTTGCAAGTTTTGGTGATATTTTAGCTTTTTTCTTTGGATTTTCGTGGATAATTGGATTCAGAGTATTTGACTGACTTTCTTCGATTATTGGAATCTCTATGTCATCATTTAGATCAATAGTCATGTTCTTCTTAGAGCTAGGCCCCCATCCACTAACTCCCGTGGCAGCAGTTCCATCATAAAGTTGAGTGCAAAGTTCAGGATAGCTCAAATGTGTGGTTTTTAATGTGTCCATGATCTTATTTCCCTGTGGACAACAAAATAGAGTAAATTTCATTTATGATGTGGTTTTTAATTTGATTGAATATGAATTAAAAAGTCACCTTTTTAAGTTGATCCATTCTTCTTCTGAGAAGTTGAATGTATTAGTTGTCGGATCATAATGATTCCCAGTTTTGGATTTGAGTCGACACCAAGCAACATATCGGGATCATAGGTAATCATATCGGT is a window of Apium graveolens cultivar Ventura chromosome 11, ASM990537v1, whole genome shotgun sequence DNA encoding:
- the LOC141696338 gene encoding uncharacterized protein LOC141696338; this encodes MEIQDQLLCLMIMYCYLRKLRPKNVPRIRDNNSALPGFAYTLELLEGSNTQCQEMMRLSRVVYIQLCKHFKQRGWLEDSRYSTVEEKMAIFLHVISHNDHFIKVKRRFQHSTQTIYKYFHEVLDGMMEFEKEMIVPTTSIQNSNISRRHKELLKIFPGAIGALDGTLVHVVIPVGQQARYRR